TTTGCGCGCGATGCCGCAAAGCGTGATCCATCAATACCAAAGCAAGCATGGCTTCGACAATCGGCGTGGCGCGGATGCCAACGCAGGGATCGTGCCGTCCATGCGTTTCGACGATGACCGGGATGCCATTCTTGTCAATTGAATGCCGTCCGAGGCGGATGCTGGAGGTCGGTTTGATCGCGACATGAACGACGATGTCCTGCCCGGTGGAAATACCGCCTAAAATACCGCCCGCGTTGTTGCTCAAGAAACCATCCGGCGTCATTTCGTCGGAATGCTCCGTGCCTTTCTGCGTCACGCTGGCGAATCCGGCGCCGATTTCCACGCCTTTCACCGCGTTGATGTTCATCATCGCGTAAGCGATTTCGGCATCGAGCCGGTCATAAACCGGTTCACCCCAGCCGACCGGAACACCCTGCGCTACTGCACTGATTTTTGCGCCGACCGAATCGCCGGACTTGCGCAATTGATCCATGAATGTTTCCAGTTGATCGGTATAGCTGCTGTCAGCGACGAAAAACGGGTTTTGCTGGACATCGTCCCATTGTTTGAAAGGAATCTGTATGGGACCCAGTTGCGCCATATAGCCGCGAATCACAATGCCATATTTTTCATGCAGCCATTTCTTCGCAATCGCTCCGGCCGCAACCCGGACGGCCGTTTCCCGCGCCGATGCACGCCCGCCGCCGCGGTAATCGCGGATGCCGTATTTTTGCCAGTAAGTGTAATCCGCATGACCGGGACGGAAGGTATCCATGATTTTGCTGTAATCCTTGCTGCGCTGATCTTCATTGCGAATCAGCAAAGCAATCGGAGTACCGGTGGTTTGCCCTTCAAACACGCCGGATAGAATCTCAACGGTATCGGATTCGCGCCGCTGCGTGACATGCCGCGACGTGCCGGGTTTGCGCCGGTCCAGTTCAAGCTGAATCTCTTCGGTGCTGATGGCTAATCCCGGCGGACAACCGTCGACAATGCAGCCGATTGCGGGACCGTGCGATTCGCCAAATGAAGTGACGGTAAAAAGCGTGCCAAGTGTATTGCCAGACATACGATGCTATTTGGGTATTAAAAAAAGATTGTGCGAGTCTATCATACGTACCCCTGCTTTTTGGCAA
The DNA window shown above is from Nitrosomonas sp. Is35 and carries:
- the aroC gene encoding chorismate synthase, with protein sequence MSGNTLGTLFTVTSFGESHGPAIGCIVDGCPPGLAISTEEIQLELDRRKPGTSRHVTQRRESDTVEILSGVFEGQTTGTPIALLIRNEDQRSKDYSKIMDTFRPGHADYTYWQKYGIRDYRGGGRASARETAVRVAAGAIAKKWLHEKYGIVIRGYMAQLGPIQIPFKQWDDVQQNPFFVADSSYTDQLETFMDQLRKSGDSVGAKISAVAQGVPVGWGEPVYDRLDAEIAYAMMNINAVKGVEIGAGFASVTQKGTEHSDEMTPDGFLSNNAGGILGGISTGQDIVVHVAIKPTSSIRLGRHSIDKNGIPVIVETHGRHDPCVGIRATPIVEAMLALVLMDHALRHRAQNADVNCKTPKIPGSVNGAASAAPAVSAPCKEDPEPEEDM